One Niabella beijingensis DNA window includes the following coding sequences:
- the panB gene encoding 3-methyl-2-oxobutanoate hydroxymethyltransferase, translated as MSINKEVKRVTTNTLAKMKAAGEKISMLTAYDFSFARIIDGAGIDVILVGDSASNVMAGHETTLPITLDQMVYHAQSVIRGAKRCLVVVDLPFGAYQSNSEIALASAIRIMKETGAHAVKLEGGAEVVDSVKKIVSAGIPVMGHLGLTPQSIYKFGTYAVRAKEDEEANKLREDVQLLQEAGCFSIVLEKIPALLAKEVTESLYIPTIGIGAGKYCDGQVLVMHDMLGINTEFKPKFLRQYLNVFEQATTAVQHYISDVQSGNFPNEQEQY; from the coding sequence ATGTCCATCAATAAAGAAGTAAAAAGAGTTACTACCAATACCCTTGCAAAAATGAAGGCAGCGGGAGAAAAAATCAGTATGCTCACTGCCTATGATTTTTCGTTTGCCCGTATCATCGACGGTGCCGGCATTGATGTGATCCTGGTTGGAGATTCCGCATCGAACGTCATGGCCGGTCACGAAACAACCTTGCCCATCACACTGGACCAGATGGTCTATCATGCACAATCCGTTATCAGAGGAGCAAAGCGCTGCCTGGTAGTGGTAGACCTTCCCTTTGGTGCTTATCAATCCAATTCTGAAATAGCCCTGGCTTCAGCCATTCGGATCATGAAGGAAACAGGTGCCCATGCAGTAAAGCTGGAAGGCGGAGCGGAAGTAGTCGATTCGGTTAAGAAAATCGTTTCGGCCGGCATTCCTGTGATGGGGCACCTGGGTCTTACCCCCCAGTCCATTTATAAATTCGGCACCTATGCCGTGCGGGCCAAGGAAGATGAAGAAGCCAATAAATTAAGGGAGGATGTACAGCTGTTGCAGGAAGCAGGCTGCTTCTCAATTGTGCTGGAAAAGATCCCGGCGCTGCTGGCAAAAGAGGTCACAGAAAGTCTTTATATCCCTACCATAGGCATTGGAGCCGGAAAATACTGCGATGGCCAGGTATTGGTAATGCACGATATGCTGGGCATCAACACCGAATTCAAGCCAAAATTCCTGCGGCAATACCTGAATGTTTTTGAACAGGCTACAACTGCCGTTCAGCATTATATTTCTGATGTACAGTCGGGTAATTTTCCGAACGAGCAGGAGCAGTATTAA
- the rimO gene encoding 30S ribosomal protein S12 methylthiotransferase RimO, protein MKARTLKKDKVNIITLGCSKNMVDSEVLSGQLQANAIDVVHENKKFDHNIVVVNTCGFIDKAKEESINTILEQVEFKKRGRLDKVYVTGCLSERYRNNLETEIPEVDAFFGTMELPLILKQFEADYKTELLGERLLATPKHYAYLKISEGCNRTCSFCAIPLMRGKHVSKTIEQVVAEAEGLVKKGVKEIMLIAQELTYYGLDIYKKRTLPDLLNRLADIPGLEWIRLHYAYPTKFPLEILDVMRQRDNICNYLDMPLQHAADNMLQAMKRQITRTEMEELVSAIREKVPGICLRTTLIAGFPGETPDDIEELKQFLAKERFDRVGIFTYSHEEDTSAFKLADTISQEEKERRAQEVMEFQQEISYELNQEKIGKTFKTLIDKKEAGRYIGRTEFDSVEVDNEVIITGTAPLKIGEFYNVKIEKAYDYDLEGVVVK, encoded by the coding sequence TTGAAAGCAAGAACATTAAAGAAAGATAAAGTAAACATCATCACCCTGGGCTGCAGTAAGAACATGGTGGACAGCGAAGTGCTGAGCGGTCAGTTACAGGCCAATGCTATTGATGTGGTGCACGAGAATAAAAAATTTGATCACAATATCGTGGTGGTAAATACCTGTGGCTTTATTGACAAGGCAAAGGAAGAAAGCATCAATACAATCCTGGAGCAGGTGGAATTTAAAAAACGCGGCCGGCTGGATAAGGTATATGTTACCGGTTGTTTGAGCGAACGCTACAGGAACAATCTTGAAACGGAGATCCCCGAAGTGGATGCGTTCTTTGGAACAATGGAGCTGCCGCTGATCCTTAAACAATTTGAAGCCGATTATAAAACAGAGCTGCTGGGTGAGCGCCTGCTGGCCACCCCCAAACATTATGCTTACCTTAAAATATCCGAGGGATGCAACCGTACCTGTTCTTTTTGTGCCATTCCGCTTATGCGGGGTAAACATGTAAGTAAAACCATAGAACAGGTGGTAGCCGAAGCAGAAGGGCTGGTGAAAAAAGGTGTGAAGGAGATCATGCTTATTGCACAGGAGCTTACCTATTACGGGCTGGACATCTATAAAAAGCGCACGTTGCCGGATCTGCTCAACCGGCTGGCGGATATCCCCGGACTGGAATGGATCCGGCTGCACTATGCGTATCCCACCAAATTCCCGCTGGAGATCCTGGACGTAATGCGGCAGCGCGATAATATCTGTAATTACCTGGATATGCCGTTGCAACATGCGGCTGACAATATGCTCCAGGCGATGAAGCGGCAGATCACCCGTACCGAAATGGAAGAGCTGGTAAGCGCGATCCGGGAAAAGGTTCCCGGTATTTGTTTGCGTACCACACTGATCGCCGGTTTCCCGGGAGAAACACCGGATGATATAGAAGAACTGAAACAGTTCCTGGCGAAAGAGCGCTTCGATCGGGTGGGTATTTTTACCTATTCTCATGAAGAAGATACTTCGGCGTTTAAACTGGCAGACACGATATCCCAGGAAGAAAAGGAGCGCCGGGCGCAGGAGGTTATGGAATTTCAGCAGGAGATCTCCTATGAACTGAACCAGGAAAAGATTGGAAAAACCTTTAAGACCCTGATCGATAAAAAAGAGGCAGGGCGTTATATCGGCCGTACCGAATTTGACAGTGTTGAAGTGGACAATGAAGTGATCATTACCGGAACTGCTCCGTTGAAAATCGGAGAATTTTATAATGTGAAAATTGAAAAGGCATACGATTATGACCTGGAAGGCGTTGTGGTAAAATGA
- a CDS encoding TonB-dependent receptor produces MIRSAIKIRQFLHFLLLVVCAHIHVAGAAQNNKEIKGRVMDENGNPVANATVLAKNKSTSQTVTTQTDTAGVFTYDNLAVGNTYSFVVSHVGFQTQTISRYDINAGSNEPLVIQLRSTTNDLKEVIVTGRAGAQNRTKLETSYSVTSIGYNALSLQAPTSVTEALKSVPGFWVESSGGEGSGNVRARGVPVDGYGSIQLLEDGVPVQHDPSLGYLNADQVFRLDETIQSIEVVRGGPSSVFYSNAPAGAVNYIPRAVGDKTEGSFKLALGSQNFYRGDFWVGAPIGDGWKLSAGGFYRAGAGVRDPGFSGNHGGQFRVSIGKKWEKSSFDVDFKRLDDNVIFYLGIPMTRQNGKIVAVPGINGNYGTIAGPETQRVNMIQGDGSLYRFDNTVGTSVQRSQVTAKFKTEIFDKWILKNTLRYDNTHTQRNGVYPNTLLTADSMLSGQSALLATVPGAQRLGLQYVSTGASFNNANENGNGLVILGGIRGLTLPLTEVANDLHLSRVFITGSSKHDFNFGYYYSHFDEDFTRYSSVALLDVQNNARLLNLVAMDANGKVLRTFTDNGIYRYGYEWADAHGEQTTNAVYVSDEWQITPAFRIDAGLRWENAQTKGVVEQSKSVNLGTFATSNVLTGNGIFQSYDHGFNFTTWTAGANYQFSNNMGAFARYTSAARIPGLGAYVTNATAKPVTQTMQLGEVGYKYSSPVLSLYATGFWTKYNNVGFTNYVFNPDGNQTQENLYANTQTFGLELEGGYFPVKWFDISATATLQRGRYKGYVYTDNSGKLINYNDNQLIRVPAAALRVIPGFNFFGDKVRLQTVIEYVGQRYVDVANSVSLPSYTKIDINAEVKLNNRISLFGLIDNLGNSLGLTEGNPRQGEFQSNDAGATSFIARPLVGRSFRASLRYKF; encoded by the coding sequence ATGATTCGATCAGCTATCAAAATCAGGCAATTCCTGCATTTTTTATTATTGGTAGTATGTGCTCACATTCACGTTGCCGGAGCTGCACAGAATAACAAAGAAATAAAAGGCCGGGTAATGGATGAAAACGGCAACCCGGTAGCCAATGCTACTGTTTTGGCAAAGAATAAAAGCACTTCCCAGACGGTTACCACACAAACCGATACCGCTGGTGTTTTTACATACGACAACCTGGCCGTGGGGAATACATATTCATTTGTTGTTTCTCATGTGGGCTTTCAGACCCAGACAATTTCCAGGTATGACATCAATGCCGGCTCCAATGAGCCTTTGGTGATTCAATTACGATCAACCACGAATGATCTGAAGGAGGTGATCGTAACCGGACGTGCCGGTGCCCAGAACCGTACCAAACTGGAGACGAGCTATTCTGTTACCTCCATAGGGTACAACGCGCTGAGCCTGCAGGCCCCTACAAGCGTCACCGAGGCGTTGAAATCAGTGCCGGGTTTTTGGGTGGAATCATCGGGTGGTGAGGGAAGTGGTAATGTACGTGCAAGAGGTGTTCCGGTAGATGGTTATGGATCCATACAATTGCTCGAAGACGGAGTACCTGTGCAACACGATCCGTCCCTTGGTTATTTAAATGCCGACCAGGTCTTCCGGCTGGATGAGACCATTCAGTCTATCGAAGTCGTTCGGGGCGGACCTTCTTCTGTGTTCTATTCCAATGCACCGGCGGGTGCGGTCAACTATATTCCACGCGCCGTTGGCGATAAAACTGAGGGTAGTTTTAAACTGGCGCTGGGAAGCCAGAATTTTTACCGGGGTGATTTTTGGGTAGGAGCCCCCATTGGTGATGGGTGGAAGCTTTCAGCCGGTGGCTTTTACCGGGCGGGCGCGGGTGTGCGCGATCCGGGCTTCAGTGGCAACCATGGCGGACAATTCAGGGTTTCCATCGGTAAAAAATGGGAAAAATCATCTTTCGATGTTGATTTTAAACGGCTGGATGATAATGTGATTTTTTATCTCGGAATTCCGATGACGCGTCAGAACGGCAAAATAGTGGCCGTTCCGGGAATTAACGGCAACTATGGTACCATTGCCGGCCCGGAAACACAACGGGTCAATATGATCCAGGGCGACGGGAGCCTGTACCGCTTTGATAATACCGTGGGAACTTCCGTGCAAAGAAGCCAGGTTACGGCGAAGTTTAAAACCGAAATTTTTGACAAGTGGATCTTAAAAAATACCCTTCGCTACGACAATACACATACCCAGCGCAACGGGGTGTACCCAAATACATTACTCACGGCGGATTCGATGCTGTCGGGCCAGTCGGCACTGCTCGCTACTGTTCCGGGTGCGCAGCGCCTGGGACTACAGTACGTAAGTACCGGTGCATCCTTTAATAATGCAAATGAGAACGGCAATGGCCTCGTAATTCTTGGCGGCATCCGGGGGCTTACGCTGCCGCTGACCGAAGTCGCAAACGATCTGCATCTTTCGCGCGTATTTATTACAGGATCGTCAAAACACGATTTCAATTTTGGGTACTACTATTCTCACTTCGACGAAGATTTTACCCGGTATTCTTCCGTGGCATTGCTGGATGTTCAGAATAACGCAAGGCTGCTGAACCTGGTAGCCATGGACGCCAATGGAAAAGTGCTGCGGACATTTACAGATAATGGCATTTACCGGTATGGGTATGAATGGGCCGACGCACACGGAGAGCAGACCACCAATGCCGTTTATGTCAGTGATGAATGGCAGATCACTCCCGCTTTTCGTATTGATGCCGGATTGCGCTGGGAAAACGCACAAACCAAAGGAGTAGTGGAGCAAAGCAAGAGCGTCAATCTGGGAACCTTCGCAACGTCGAATGTGTTAACCGGCAACGGGATCTTCCAAAGTTATGATCATGGCTTTAATTTTACTACCTGGACTGCAGGGGCCAATTATCAGTTTTCAAATAATATGGGCGCCTTTGCCCGGTACACCTCAGCAGCGCGCATCCCCGGCCTGGGCGCTTATGTAACCAATGCCACTGCAAAGCCCGTTACCCAAACCATGCAGCTGGGAGAAGTGGGGTATAAGTACAGCAGCCCGGTGCTTTCGTTGTATGCTACGGGATTTTGGACCAAGTACAATAATGTGGGTTTTACCAATTATGTGTTTAATCCGGATGGAAACCAGACCCAGGAAAACCTGTATGCGAATACCCAGACCTTTGGCCTGGAGCTGGAAGGCGGCTATTTTCCGGTAAAGTGGTTCGATATTTCTGCAACGGCCACTTTACAGCGCGGCCGGTACAAGGGATATGTGTACACGGATAATTCCGGAAAGCTGATCAATTATAATGACAATCAGCTTATCCGGGTACCTGCAGCAGCACTGCGGGTCATCCCCGGGTTTAATTTTTTTGGAGACAAAGTGCGTTTGCAAACCGTTATCGAATATGTAGGACAACGCTATGTGGATGTAGCCAATTCGGTATCCCTGCCAAGCTATACAAAGATCGATATCAATGCTGAGGTGAAACTGAACAACAGGATCTCGCTTTTCGGACTTATCGATAACCTGGGCAATTCCCTGGGACTTACGGAGGGAAATCCCCGCCAGGGAGAGTTTCAAAGCAATGATGCCGGTGCTACTTCCTTTATCGCACGCCCTTTGGTAGGGCGGAGTTTCAGAGCATCGCTGCGGTATAAGTTTTAG
- a CDS encoding M1 family metallopeptidase: MKWKPVLFFLLACCAVACKTRPEPAVSSGVSDSLAASRKAVLHAIHYDLEFNIPAQKQAPIAAKETISFNYTGTKTQTLYLDFKENAGALKKLAVNGKEVPLRFRNEHLLIGPGDLKKGRNSIRIEFTAGNSALNRRDDFLYTLFVPDRARTVFPCFDQPDLKAVFNLTLTVPADWVAIANGRLQDSAISGTGKTLRFAPSDTISTYLFSFAAGRFQVAKEKWRNDSIEFFYRETDREKVAASRDAIFDLYKKMVVFNEQWIGIAYPFQKHGFVAIPDFQFGGMEHPGAILLQASTLFLTKDATEGQLNSRAQLLAHEVAHMWFGDLVTMDWFSDVWMKEVFANFMADKANSVPGHEEGFALKFLTDHLPPAYAVDRTTGANPIRQPLDNLENAGTLYGSIIYHKSPVMMRQLEEVMGTADFQKGVREYLKTYAYKNASWPDLIRILDRHTPTDLQAWNAVWVNEPGRPVFDYKTDYDTATSQITGFTVFQKPESGTSRVWPQRFDISFYYKGLVRTITLQDSLAAQQVPRAAERKRPLFIQFNASGKGYGVWPVDTAMQAHLFSIDNYVSRASAYISLYENMLNGRYNTPEQLLRLFASGLNKETVELNLRLLTAYTGSIYWNFMSRQQRGQWTTQLENSIWDALQQQKNPNNKKILFGCYQNVFGTEAATSRLYGIWYSQDPPSSVVLKEEDYTGLAFALALRSRNGDHILNQQLQRIKDPDRIKRFRIILPALSWNAAVRDQFFNGLQKKENRSNESAAGMALSYLHHPLRQPSAEKYLQKTLELLPEIQQTGDIFFPGNWLQSSFGSYQSASAYHIVTTFLKQQSLSPSLKAKVLQSTDQLRRAQSLIR, encoded by the coding sequence ATGAAATGGAAACCGGTCCTCTTTTTTTTGTTAGCCTGCTGTGCGGTTGCCTGTAAAACCAGGCCGGAACCGGCTGTAAGCTCCGGAGTATCCGATTCGCTGGCTGCTTCCCGGAAAGCGGTGCTGCATGCCATCCATTATGATCTTGAATTTAATATCCCGGCACAAAAACAAGCGCCGATCGCTGCAAAAGAAACCATCTCTTTTAATTATACCGGAACTAAAACACAAACCCTTTATCTCGATTTTAAAGAGAATGCAGGCGCATTGAAAAAGCTTGCCGTCAATGGCAAAGAGGTGCCGCTCCGTTTCCGCAATGAGCACCTCCTTATCGGCCCCGGCGATCTGAAAAAAGGCCGGAACAGCATCCGGATCGAGTTTACGGCGGGCAACAGCGCGTTGAACCGGCGCGATGATTTTCTGTATACACTTTTTGTACCGGACAGGGCACGGACGGTCTTCCCCTGCTTTGACCAGCCGGATCTGAAGGCTGTTTTTAATCTGACCCTCACTGTTCCTGCAGACTGGGTAGCTATTGCCAATGGCAGGTTGCAGGACTCCGCCATTTCCGGCACGGGTAAGACCCTGCGTTTTGCCCCATCGGATACCATCAGCACCTATCTTTTTTCTTTTGCTGCGGGCAGGTTCCAGGTTGCTAAAGAAAAATGGCGGAATGATTCCATTGAATTTTTCTACCGCGAGACCGACCGGGAAAAAGTTGCCGCCAGCAGGGATGCGATCTTTGATCTGTATAAAAAGATGGTGGTCTTTAATGAACAGTGGATCGGTATTGCCTACCCTTTTCAGAAGCATGGCTTTGTTGCCATTCCCGATTTCCAGTTTGGCGGGATGGAGCATCCGGGGGCGATATTACTCCAGGCTTCCACGCTGTTCCTGACAAAAGATGCCACCGAAGGGCAGCTCAACAGCCGTGCACAGCTGCTGGCCCACGAAGTGGCGCATATGTGGTTTGGAGACCTGGTGACCATGGATTGGTTCTCTGATGTATGGATGAAAGAGGTCTTTGCCAACTTTATGGCCGACAAGGCGAACTCCGTTCCGGGTCATGAAGAGGGATTCGCTCTTAAATTCCTGACGGATCATCTGCCTCCGGCCTATGCGGTCGACCGTACCACCGGTGCCAATCCCATCCGGCAGCCGCTGGATAATCTTGAAAATGCGGGAACATTATACGGCAGCATCATTTATCATAAGTCACCGGTGATGATGCGGCAGCTTGAGGAAGTGATGGGCACGGCCGATTTTCAGAAAGGAGTACGGGAATATTTAAAAACGTATGCGTATAAGAATGCTTCCTGGCCGGATCTGATCCGGATCCTGGACCGCCATACACCAACTGATCTGCAGGCCTGGAATGCCGTTTGGGTAAACGAGCCGGGAAGACCGGTATTCGATTATAAAACAGATTATGATACCGCGACCAGCCAGATTACCGGCTTTACTGTTTTTCAAAAGCCCGAATCCGGCACCAGCCGGGTCTGGCCGCAGCGTTTTGACATCAGCTTTTATTATAAAGGGCTGGTACGTACCATAACGCTCCAGGACAGCCTGGCAGCGCAGCAGGTGCCTCGTGCGGCCGAACGTAAACGTCCGTTGTTCATCCAGTTCAATGCCTCCGGGAAGGGCTACGGTGTGTGGCCGGTAGACACTGCCATGCAGGCACATCTTTTTTCCATCGATAATTATGTAAGCCGCGCCTCCGCCTATATTTCACTGTATGAGAACATGCTGAACGGCCGCTACAATACGCCTGAACAGCTGCTCCGGCTTTTTGCATCCGGTCTGAACAAGGAAACAGTGGAGCTGAACCTGCGGCTGCTGACGGCCTACACCGGATCCATCTACTGGAACTTTATGTCGCGGCAGCAGCGCGGACAGTGGACCACTCAACTCGAGAACAGCATATGGGATGCCCTTCAGCAGCAAAAGAATCCCAACAATAAAAAGATCCTCTTCGGGTGTTATCAGAACGTATTCGGAACGGAAGCGGCCACCTCCAGGCTTTACGGGATCTGGTACAGCCAGGATCCACCATCATCCGTGGTATTAAAAGAAGAAGACTATACCGGTCTGGCGTTTGCACTCGCCTTAAGAAGCAGGAACGGAGACCATATACTGAACCAGCAGTTGCAGCGTATCAAGGATCCCGACCGCATCAAACGGTTCCGCATCATCCTGCCCGCCTTGTCGTGGAACGCGGCAGTCCGCGACCAGTTCTTCAACGGCCTGCAGAAAAAGGAAAACCGTTCCAACGAATCTGCGGCAGGAATGGCGCTCTCCTATCTGCATCATCCGCTCCGGCAGCCCTCTGCCGAAAAGTACCTCCAAAAAACACTGGAATTGCTGCCGGAGATCCAGCAGACCGGCGACATCTTTTTCCCGGGGAACTGGCTGCAGTCGAGCTTTGGCAGTTATCAGTCGGCATCGGCCTATCACATCGTCACCACCTTTTTAAAGCAGCAATCCCTATCGCCCAGTCTGAAAGCAAAAGTGCTGCAAAGCACCGATCAGCTGAGAAGGGCGCAATCGCTCATTCGTTAA
- the ppk1 gene encoding polyphosphate kinase 1: MQKVIPRDISWLAFNGRVLQEAADPTVPLNERIKFLGIFSNNRDEFFRVRIASLKRMLRIESKLNMHPEKNPQKILDQIHRLMTDQQEEFERVWKNVQRSLNRNKIYLRTETQLTVTQKKFIRDFYETEISPNIIPLMIENIKKFPALRDKSIFLGVVMRKSFNRQDRKYAIIEVPVTAVGRFIELPSRASQHDIMLLEDAIIFNLPHIFRFLGYDEFSAHIFKFTRDAELDIDTADNTSIIQKLETGLKNRKKGIPVRFTYDERMDADLLQYLITRMGFGKLDAISPAGAIHNFRHFIDFPSKVFKHVSRRKEPFDHPLLLDQRISDVIMHRDVLLSYPYHNFTPIIDLIREAAFDPDVVSIKITCYRLAAQSKIINALINAVRNGKEVTVMLELKARFDEEANLEWKQRLEDVGATVLTGFQNMKVHAKLCIIKKKKGPRTEYYGFVSTGNLNEKTARIYADHCLLTSNKKIMADVNRIFAYLEKPKTNELSLQQCTTIIPSPHLIRSFLVKLIGHEILMARKGKKAEIIIKMNSLSDIDMIQKLYEAARAGVVVKLIVRGIFCMLSQNKKFKHKVTAISIVDEYLEHARVFVFHNGGKPRVFLSSADWMLRNIEHRIEATCPVTDPQLKNELIDILNIQLSDNVKARVLDNELKNKYVHSASKKIRSQEEIYHYLINKKYS; the protein is encoded by the coding sequence ATGCAGAAGGTTATACCCAGAGACATCAGCTGGCTGGCGTTTAACGGCCGTGTGCTCCAGGAAGCTGCGGATCCCACCGTACCGCTGAATGAACGCATTAAGTTTCTGGGGATCTTTTCCAATAACCGTGATGAGTTCTTCCGTGTCCGGATCGCTTCGCTGAAACGCATGCTGCGGATTGAATCAAAGCTGAACATGCACCCGGAAAAGAACCCTCAAAAGATCCTCGACCAGATCCACCGCCTGATGACCGACCAGCAGGAAGAATTTGAAAGGGTATGGAAAAACGTTCAGCGCAGTCTTAACCGGAATAAGATCTACCTGAGGACGGAGACCCAGCTTACTGTTACCCAGAAAAAATTCATCCGGGATTTTTATGAAACGGAGATCAGTCCGAATATCATTCCCCTGATGATCGAGAATATCAAAAAATTTCCGGCGCTGCGGGATAAATCCATTTTCCTGGGTGTGGTGATGCGCAAGAGTTTTAACCGGCAGGACCGCAAATATGCCATCATTGAAGTTCCGGTTACTGCGGTGGGCCGTTTTATTGAGCTTCCCTCCCGCGCCAGTCAGCACGATATCATGCTGCTGGAGGATGCCATTATTTTTAACCTCCCGCATATTTTCCGGTTTCTCGGGTATGATGAGTTCAGTGCTCATATTTTTAAATTCACTAGGGATGCGGAGCTGGATATTGATACCGCAGACAATACATCCATCATCCAGAAACTGGAAACCGGACTTAAGAACCGGAAGAAAGGCATTCCGGTCCGCTTTACCTACGATGAGCGCATGGATGCCGATCTGCTGCAGTATCTTATTACGCGTATGGGTTTTGGAAAGCTGGATGCCATCAGTCCTGCGGGCGCCATTCATAACTTCCGGCATTTTATCGATTTCCCGTCAAAAGTATTCAAACATGTAAGCCGGCGGAAAGAACCATTCGACCATCCGCTGCTGCTGGACCAGCGCATTTCGGACGTGATCATGCACCGGGATGTATTGCTGAGTTATCCCTATCATAATTTTACGCCCATCATCGACCTCATCCGGGAAGCGGCTTTCGATCCGGATGTGGTTTCCATAAAGATCACCTGTTACCGTCTGGCCGCCCAGTCAAAGATCATCAATGCGCTGATCAACGCCGTACGCAACGGCAAGGAAGTAACCGTCATGCTGGAGCTGAAGGCCCGGTTTGATGAAGAAGCAAACCTTGAATGGAAGCAGCGCCTGGAAGATGTAGGTGCTACTGTGCTCACAGGATTTCAGAATATGAAGGTGCATGCAAAATTGTGCATCATCAAAAAAAAGAAGGGCCCCAGAACGGAATATTACGGATTTGTAAGTACCGGCAACCTGAATGAAAAAACAGCCCGCATCTATGCCGATCATTGCCTGCTGACCTCCAATAAAAAAATAATGGCCGATGTGAACCGGATCTTTGCATACCTGGAAAAGCCAAAGACCAATGAGCTTTCATTACAGCAATGCACTACCATTATTCCCAGCCCGCACCTTATCCGCAGCTTCCTCGTAAAGCTGATCGGCCATGAGATCCTGATGGCCCGCAAAGGCAAAAAAGCGGAGATCATCATCAAAATGAATTCGCTTTCAGATATCGATATGATCCAGAAGCTCTATGAAGCCGCACGGGCAGGCGTGGTGGTAAAGCTGATCGTACGGGGTATCTTCTGCATGCTCTCACAAAATAAGAAATTCAAACATAAGGTAACAGCCATCAGTATTGTGGACGAATACCTGGAGCATGCGCGCGTCTTTGTTTTCCACAACGGCGGCAAGCCCCGCGTATTCCTGTCTTCCGCCGACTGGATGCTGCGGAACATCGAGCACCGGATCGAAGCCACCTGCCCTGTTACTGATCCCCAGCTGAAAAATGAACTCATCGATATCTTAAACATCCAGCTCAGTGATAATGTAAAAGCGCGGGTACTCGACAATGAACTTAAAAATAAATATGTACATTCGGCGTCTAAAAAGATACGATCCCAGGAAGAGATCTATCATTACCTGATCAATAAAAAATATTCATAG
- a CDS encoding exopolyphosphatase, translated as MKLAAIDIGSNAARLLITDVRVIKKNRPEFIKSNLIRVPLRLGFDVFESGAISPQKEIHVISTMKAYRYLLDVYEVAHVKACATSAMRDARNGQQIIQQIKAETGLEIEIISGDREAALIYESHVAENLTAGGAYLYIDVGGGSTELTCFIDGAMTFKRSFNIGTIRLLKQQVDEPQWEEMKTYIRSNTKNIKNISGIGSGGNINKVFSLSKRKEGRPLSLDLLRDYYKEFNSMTLSERMSYYKLREDRADVIVPALLIYINVLKWAGAEEILVPKIGLADGLIQSLYADISQEL; from the coding sequence TTGAAATTAGCGGCTATAGATATAGGCAGTAACGCGGCCCGCTTACTGATTACGGATGTCCGGGTGATAAAAAAGAACAGGCCTGAGTTCATAAAGTCCAACCTCATCCGTGTACCGCTGCGACTGGGATTTGATGTTTTTGAAAGCGGCGCGATCTCCCCTCAAAAAGAAATACACGTCATCAGCACGATGAAAGCTTACCGGTACCTGCTCGACGTTTATGAGGTAGCGCATGTGAAAGCCTGTGCCACTTCCGCTATGCGGGACGCCCGGAACGGACAGCAGATCATACAACAGATAAAGGCAGAAACAGGACTGGAAATAGAGATCATTTCGGGCGACCGCGAAGCGGCCCTGATCTATGAAAGTCATGTCGCGGAAAACCTTACGGCCGGAGGCGCTTACCTGTACATTGATGTAGGTGGCGGCAGCACGGAACTGACCTGTTTTATAGATGGCGCAATGACCTTTAAGCGTTCGTTTAACATCGGCACCATACGGCTGCTCAAGCAACAGGTGGACGAGCCCCAATGGGAAGAAATGAAGACCTATATCCGGAGCAATACCAAGAACATAAAAAACATTTCCGGTATCGGCTCGGGGGGCAATATCAACAAGGTCTTTTCCCTTTCAAAACGCAAAGAGGGACGTCCGCTTTCACTTGACCTGCTCCGCGATTATTATAAGGAGTTCAACAGCATGACACTCAGCGAACGGATGAGTTATTACAAACTACGGGAAGACCGGGCGGATGTAATTGTACCGGCCTTACTGATCTATATCAATGTGCTGAAATGGGCGGGCGCAGAAGAGATCCTCGTGCCAAAAATAGGACTGGCCGACGGGCTGATCCAGAGTTTATATGCGGACATCAGTCAGGAACTATAA
- a CDS encoding TrmH family RNA methyltransferase, with translation MTNERKEKLEQVIRKRQEGLAVVLENVFDPHNISAVMRSCDAVGIQDVYILNTKIPRHKKWGAKSSSSAAKWLSIHQYDNAVACFSDLKSRYDCVFTTHLSSDAANLYQLDLTRRVALVFGNEREGVSDEIRALADGNFVIPQVGIIQSLNISVACAVSIYEAFRQRADAGLYNGPADTDYHRQLRTDWELPQG, from the coding sequence ATGACCAACGAGCGAAAGGAAAAACTGGAACAGGTGATCCGTAAACGCCAGGAAGGACTGGCCGTTGTGCTGGAAAATGTTTTTGACCCGCACAATATATCGGCTGTAATGCGCAGTTGCGATGCGGTGGGTATACAGGATGTGTATATTTTGAATACAAAGATCCCGCGGCACAAAAAATGGGGTGCAAAAAGCAGCTCCAGTGCTGCCAAATGGCTGTCGATCCATCAGTATGATAATGCCGTAGCCTGTTTTTCGGATTTGAAAAGCAGGTACGATTGCGTATTTACCACACACCTCAGCTCTGATGCGGCAAATCTGTATCAGCTGGATCTTACCCGGCGGGTAGCATTGGTTTTTGGGAATGAGCGCGAGGGTGTAAGCGATGAGATCCGCGCGCTTGCAGACGGAAATTTTGTAATTCCCCAGGTGGGAATCATTCAGTCGCTAAACATCAGCGTGGCCTGCGCGGTCAGTATTTATGAAGCTTTCCGGCAACGGGCGGATGCAGGTTTGTACAATGGCCCGGCGGATACCGACTATCACAGACAGCTCCGCACGGATTGGGAACTGCCGCAGGGATAA